From Nicotiana tabacum cultivar K326 chromosome 15, ASM71507v2, whole genome shotgun sequence, the proteins below share one genomic window:
- the LOC107790151 gene encoding uncharacterized protein LOC107790151, with the protein MAMEVSLQHEIDTDDDMLYLTTIRPANKKPIILETLWHGIDYPNDSLVIDWISKIKKFQEKKKQKNLILSLFPDRKAQYKNSGFSYYDCKGQVSKAPFELLQLCFDNHCLFYEFEHYYPHKKYPLALWKCLSDNKTIVVGLGIEDAVKKLEKDYNIKISNWVDLRDKAREKATFGEIANNCSAEKLANKVLGDEWDVNKPATMEWWNPEVKWFLSDDNVKFGSLDSFLAYRIGVELLKD; encoded by the coding sequence ATGGCCATGGAAGTCAGTTTACAACATGAAATTGACACTGATGATGACATGCTCTACTTAACCACCATACGACCAGCAAACAAAAAACCCATCATATTGGAAACCTTATGGCATGGAATAGATTATCCTAATGATTCCCTGGTCATCGATTGGatttccaaaataaaaaagtttcaagagaaaaagaaacaaaagaatctAATCTTGAGTCTTTTCCCTGATCGTAAGGCACAATACAAGAATAGCGGCTTTTCATACTATGATTGCAAAGGCCAAGTATCAAAAGCTCCTTTTGAGCTCTTACAACTATGTTTTGATAATCACTGCCTTTTCTACGAATTCGAACATTATTACCCTCATAAGAAATATCCGTTGGCTCTCTGGAAATGTTTGTCTGATAACAAGACAATTGTAGTTGGTTTAGGGATTGAGGATGCGGTCAAGAAGCTCGAGAAGGATTATAATATAAAGATTAGCAATTGGGTTGATTTGAGGGATAAGGCTAGGGAAAAGGCTACTTTTGGTGAAATTGCTAATAATTGTAGTGCGGAGAAATTGGCTAACAAGGTTTTGGGTGATGAATGGGATGTGAACAAGCCTGCTACCATGGAATGGTGGAATCCAGAAGTTAAATGGTTTCTTTCAGATGATAATGTTAAATTTGGATCATTGGATTCTTTTCTTGCTTATAGAATTGGCGTAGAATTGTTAAAAGATTAA